From Toxorhynchites rutilus septentrionalis strain SRP chromosome 2, ASM2978413v1, whole genome shotgun sequence, a single genomic window includes:
- the LOC129770420 gene encoding sodium/potassium/calcium exchanger 4-like: MVLPGTFLGIKHRRVKVAFVLRVLFVVILVSISLINSLIGSHNDNTLAIRSRSGRQLLEVLQDQVEIFDPIIVTDSVTEVITSTEFTLTTESDGFQQRNCTPAAIFEFPPDGFTREQRRQGWIAVHVLIACYCFWLLAIVCDDYFVPAIESMCKKLQVKEDVAGATFMAAASSSPELFINCVGTFVTKGDLGVGTVVGSAVFNILAVPAVCGLFGGQVVQLKWWPVTRDSMMYGIAVIALISVLCDGKVMWYEALILVLAYVLYISAMYCNDSINRFMSRTLRRKSYNRPYTEVTEISPLLSNGHIGANGIAKHGHNVKGCDSEASEDSFQDDELASTPWNSREENSLCYLCRWPITFLLWMTIPDCRRNPKLRIVTFFACIFWIGITSYVVAFVITVMGDTIDIPDSVMGLTFLAAGTSVPEAVSSIIVTNQGHGEMGISNSIGSNTFDILLCLGLPWLIKALALPDVSGNRWVALNSTGLTYSAISLLSTLCGLYFAFWANRFKLDWKVGLTCLSMYIAFLVVSSLIELNVFFRVNLPTCIH, encoded by the exons atggttCTACCCGGGACGTTTTTGGGAATCAAGCACCGAAGAGTGAAAGTTGCATTTGTGTTGAGAGTGCTGTTCGTTGTGATTTTGGTGTCAATTTCGCTGATCAATTCTTTGATAGGTTCACACAATGACAACACCCTAGCAATCCGATCGCGATCGGGTCGACAATTGCTCGAGGTGTTGCAGGATCAGGTGGAAATATTTGATCCCATAATCGTGACGGATTCGGTGACAGAGGTGATAACTTCAACTGAGTTTACGTTGACAACCGAAAGCGACGGTTTTCAGCAACGTAACTGTACTCCGGCGGCTATATTTGAATTCCCACCTGATGGATTCACACGTGAGCAGCGCCGCCAGGGATGGATCGCAGTGCACGTGTTGATCGCCTGCTATTGCTTCTGGCTGCTGGCCATAGTCTGCGATGACTACTTTGTGCCAGCGATCGAGTCGATGTGTAAAA AGCTTCAGGTGAAGGAAGATGTGGCGGGTGCAACGTTTATGGCTGCAGCGTCATCTAGCCCGGAGCTGTTCATCAATTGTGTGGGAACATTTGTTACCAAAGGAGATCTTGGAGTGGGAACTGTAGTGGGTTCGGCAGTTTTCAACATCTTAGCCGTACCGGCCGTTTGCGGATTGTTCGGAGGTCAG GTTGTCCAGTTGAAATGGTGGCCCGTTACCAGGGACTCAATGATGTACGGAATAGCAGTCATAGCGTTGATCTCGGTTCTTTGCGATGGCAAAGTGATGTGGTACGAGGCCCTGATACTCGTGCTTGCCTATGTTCTATACATTTCGG CTATGTACTGTAATGACTCCATCAACCGATTCATGTCACGTACGTTACGTCGCAAATCCTACAACCGACCGTACACGGAAGTCACGGAGATTTCACCACTGCTATCGAATGGACACATTGGGGCCAATG GCATTGCCAAACATGGACATAATGTTAAAGGATGTGACAGTGAGGCCAGTGAGGACAGTTTCCAGGATGATG AATTAGCGTCCACACCATGGAATAGTCGCGAAGAAAACTCACTATGCTATCTTTGCCGCTGGCCGATTACGTTCCTGCTTTGGATGACCATTCCCGATTGTCGGCGAAATCCCAAGTTGCGCATTGTGACATTCTTTGCGTGTATCTTCTGGATCGGTATCACATCCTACGTTGTGGCTTTTGTGATCACCGTAATGG GTGATACCATTGATATTCCGGACTCGGTAATGGGTCTGACGTTTTTGGCCGCGGGCACCAGCGTCCCAGAAGCGGTGTCGAGTATTATCGTTACCAATCAGGGTCACGGCGAAATGGGCATCAGTAACTCGATCGGGTCCAACACTTTCGACATTCTGCTGTGTTTGGGATTGCCATGGCTGATTAAGGCGCTAGCACTCCCAGATGTTTCAGGCAATCGATGG GTCGCTTTAAATTCAACCGGACTGACGTACTCGGCGATATCGCTGCTATCAACGCTCTGCGGACTGTACTTTGCATTCTGGGCCAATCGTTTCAAGTTAGATTGGAAGGTTGGACTCACTTGTCTTTCGATGTACATAGCCTTCCTGGTTGTGTCCAGTTTGATAGAGCTGAACGTGTTCTTCCGGGTTAATCTACCTACATGTATTCATTAG